In Bacillus methanolicus, the following proteins share a genomic window:
- a CDS encoding PTS mannitol transporter subunit IICB, which yields MTNTNQSNSGAKVKIQRFGSYLSGMIMPNIGAFIAWGIITALFIPKGWFPNEDLAKLVKPMITYLLPILIGFTGGRMVYDLRGGVVGATATMGVIVGSPDNPMFLGAMIMGPLGGWAIKKFDEAIDGKVKSGFEMLVNNFSAGIIGGLLTLLAYKGIGPVVLTLNKTFAAGVQAIIDMNLLPLASVFIEPGKVLFLNNAINHGILSPIGIEQAASAGKSILFLLEANPGPGLGILLAYILFGKGMAKQSAPGAAIIHFLGGIHEIYFPYILMKPLLLVAAIAGGATGVFTLLVFDAGLVAAPSPGSIFAVIFMTPKGHYLGVLAGVLAAAAVSFLISAVILKASKHSNEDDLVKAAEKTAALKGKESKASTLIKQEATKVQTTGNETNVQNELPNNIQKIIFACDAGMGSSAMGASILKNKVQKAGIDVTVSNTSINNLPADADIVITHKDLTDRAKAKLPNAHHISVENFLNSPKYDELIEKLKVNK from the coding sequence ATGACGAATACGAATCAGTCAAACTCAGGTGCTAAAGTAAAAATTCAGCGCTTCGGCAGTTATTTAAGCGGCATGATTATGCCAAATATAGGGGCATTTATCGCTTGGGGGATTATTACCGCTTTATTTATCCCAAAAGGATGGTTTCCAAATGAAGATTTGGCCAAGCTTGTTAAGCCTATGATTACTTATTTACTCCCCATCTTAATCGGATTTACTGGCGGAAGAATGGTCTACGATTTAAGAGGCGGAGTAGTAGGTGCAACCGCTACAATGGGAGTAATTGTTGGTTCACCAGATAACCCCATGTTTTTAGGTGCAATGATCATGGGTCCTTTAGGTGGCTGGGCTATCAAAAAATTCGACGAAGCCATTGATGGAAAAGTTAAATCCGGCTTTGAAATGCTGGTTAACAATTTTTCTGCAGGTATAATTGGCGGTCTTTTAACTTTACTTGCCTATAAAGGGATTGGTCCGGTTGTTTTAACGCTTAACAAGACATTTGCAGCCGGGGTTCAAGCAATTATAGATATGAATCTTTTACCTCTAGCAAGTGTATTTATTGAACCTGGTAAGGTGTTGTTCTTAAATAACGCGATCAACCATGGTATTTTAAGCCCGATTGGAATCGAGCAGGCAGCAAGTGCCGGTAAATCTATTTTATTCTTATTAGAGGCAAATCCTGGTCCGGGATTAGGAATATTATTAGCCTATATTTTGTTTGGGAAAGGCATGGCAAAACAATCAGCTCCTGGAGCAGCCATTATTCATTTCTTAGGTGGAATTCATGAAATTTATTTTCCTTATATCTTAATGAAACCGCTTCTCCTTGTTGCGGCAATTGCAGGGGGCGCAACGGGCGTTTTTACTCTGTTAGTATTTGATGCCGGTCTAGTAGCTGCTCCGTCTCCAGGAAGTATTTTTGCGGTAATTTTCATGACGCCAAAAGGTCATTATTTAGGTGTCCTTGCTGGAGTATTAGCAGCAGCTGCAGTATCTTTCTTAATTTCTGCAGTTATCTTAAAAGCTTCTAAGCATTCCAATGAAGACGATTTAGTTAAAGCAGCTGAAAAAACTGCTGCACTTAAAGGAAAAGAAAGCAAGGCTTCCACACTCATTAAACAAGAAGCAACGAAAGTCCAAACGACAGGGAATGAAACAAACGTACAAAATGAGTTGCCAAATAATATTCAAAAAATTATTTTTGCTTGTGATGCAGGAATGGGTTCAAGTGCAATGGGAGCTTCGATCCTAAAAAATAAAGTGCAAAAAGCGGGGATAGATGTAACGGTATCGAATACTTCCATTAACAATCTTCCTGCTGATGCAGATATTGTCATTACACATAAAGATTTAACAGATCGGGCAAAAGCGAAATTACCAAATGCACATCATATTTCAGTAGAAAACTTTTTAAATAGCCCTAAATATGATGAACTTATCGAAAAATTAAAAGTTAATAAGTGA
- a CDS encoding BglG family transcription antiterminator — MYISARERLILEILLAKNEEMTVRDLADEIDVSVRTIHRDLKGIENILKEYGLSLVKKSGVGIQIIGDKEKVEELKLTLFNLSYNEYTPDERQTILLCTLLESTEPVKLISLANDLNVTIATISNDLTKLEERLRNFNLSLMRKRGYGVEIIGTETAKRRAMSSIIAENLNEVEFLSLVRENIQKKSTHQTDSISERLLGLVEKKKLLIVEKTIEEINEELPYSIADSAYIGLVVHLALAIERILQGENINIDQVYLESLQAAPEYKIAEKIVHKLSKVFKVPIPVAEVGYITMHLQGAKLRHDKEYLIEESGLKVAMNAKNLIRFVEDQVNVELTSNVDLFQGLVAHLKPALYRIKQNMGITNPLLQKIQEDYEDLFVIVKEGAEEVFPDLSIPDEEIGYLVMHFGSALLGNKKAEDLSALIICSSGIGTSKMLATRLKQELPEIKTLKNVSLFELNQVNIDDFHLVISTINLPNFQREYIVVSPILTKEEIKKLRNYIHNRIYNEDINRKASLMDRKLPNSIHAERTIERMESIHQYTATISTVLKGFQVLAATASQTADQVLKEACKFLYKQGVIRDVELLIKALLEREKLGGLGIPDTKLVLYHSRSEYVARPSFTILRLTKPLQVKAMDQSEMEAETILLLLSPQHLSSQGLEVLSFISTLIIENEQSIKLFESKNAHDISSYLAAKFVQFFDEKLNELRSV, encoded by the coding sequence ATGTATATTTCTGCAAGAGAAAGACTGATACTTGAAATCCTGCTGGCAAAAAATGAAGAAATGACTGTCAGGGATCTTGCGGATGAAATTGATGTAAGCGTCCGTACGATTCATAGAGACTTAAAAGGAATTGAAAACATTTTAAAGGAATACGGTCTGAGTTTAGTCAAAAAATCAGGAGTCGGCATTCAAATTATTGGTGACAAGGAAAAGGTCGAAGAGTTAAAACTTACTCTTTTTAATCTATCATACAATGAATATACGCCTGATGAACGTCAGACGATTCTTTTATGTACTTTATTGGAATCAACTGAACCTGTTAAGCTCATTTCCTTGGCTAATGATTTAAACGTGACAATTGCAACAATTAGCAACGATTTAACGAAATTAGAGGAACGATTAAGGAATTTCAATTTGTCGCTAATGAGAAAAAGAGGCTACGGTGTTGAAATTATTGGTACTGAAACAGCGAAAAGAAGAGCGATGAGCAGCATCATCGCTGAGAATCTCAATGAAGTAGAATTTTTGTCCTTGGTGAGAGAGAACATTCAAAAAAAATCAACTCACCAAACAGATTCCATTTCTGAAAGACTATTAGGTCTTGTTGAGAAGAAAAAACTTCTCATTGTTGAGAAAACAATTGAAGAAATCAACGAAGAGTTGCCATATTCAATAGCGGACAGTGCCTATATCGGTTTAGTCGTCCATTTAGCATTGGCCATTGAACGCATTTTACAAGGAGAAAACATCAATATAGATCAAGTATATTTAGAAAGCTTGCAAGCTGCTCCGGAATACAAAATAGCTGAAAAAATTGTTCATAAATTATCAAAAGTTTTCAAAGTACCAATTCCGGTTGCTGAAGTTGGCTATATCACTATGCATTTGCAAGGAGCAAAATTGAGGCATGATAAAGAGTACCTCATTGAAGAGTCCGGTCTAAAAGTGGCAATGAACGCGAAAAACCTTATACGGTTTGTAGAGGATCAAGTAAATGTCGAATTAACTAGCAACGTTGATCTTTTTCAAGGGCTGGTCGCTCACTTAAAACCGGCACTTTATCGAATAAAACAGAATATGGGAATTACGAATCCATTACTGCAAAAAATTCAGGAAGACTACGAAGATCTGTTCGTTATCGTGAAAGAAGGAGCAGAGGAAGTCTTTCCGGATTTGTCTATACCGGATGAAGAGATCGGTTATTTGGTCATGCATTTTGGTTCCGCTTTATTGGGGAACAAGAAAGCTGAAGATTTAAGTGCTTTAATTATTTGCTCAAGCGGCATTGGCACATCGAAAATGCTGGCGACAAGACTTAAACAGGAATTACCCGAAATAAAGACACTTAAAAATGTTTCTTTATTTGAATTAAATCAAGTTAATATAGATGATTTTCATTTGGTCATTTCTACGATAAACCTGCCTAATTTTCAAAGAGAGTATATCGTAGTCAGTCCAATTTTGACAAAAGAGGAAATAAAAAAGCTTAGAAATTATATCCATAATCGCATTTACAATGAGGATATAAATAGGAAAGCTTCACTAATGGATCGCAAGCTCCCTAATTCGATACATGCAGAAAGAACGATCGAAAGAATGGAAAGCATTCATCAATACACAGCAACAATCTCCACTGTTTTAAAAGGATTTCAAGTGCTGGCTGCAACTGCTTCTCAGACGGCTGATCAAGTGTTAAAAGAAGCTTGTAAGTTTTTATATAAACAAGGTGTCATAAGGGATGTTGAGTTATTAATAAAAGCTTTATTGGAACGTGAAAAACTGGGCGGATTAGGGATACCTGATACTAAATTGGTTTTGTATCATTCCCGAAGTGAATATGTAGCACGTCCTTCCTTTACAATCTTAAGGTTAACGAAACCATTGCAAGTAAAAGCGATGGACCAATCCGAAATGGAAGCAGAAACCATCCTTTTATTATTATCACCTCAGCATTTATCAAGTCAGGGATTAGAAGTCTTAAGTTTTATTAGCACATTAATTATTGAAAATGAACAGAGTATAAAATTATTTGAATCGAAAAATGCTCATGACATTTCTTCTTATTTGGCTGCCAAATTTGTACAATTTTTTGATGAAAAATTAAATGAACTAAGGAGTGTATAA
- a CDS encoding PTS sugar transporter subunit IIA — protein MALPILSPENILLNAEIENKESAIRLTGNVLVENGYVDSAYIEKMLEREELSSTYMGNFVAIPHGTEDAKQSVNESGIAIIQVPGGVDFGNGNIVKLLIGIAGKGDEHLEILSKIAIVLSEEENVMKIVNASSKEEILAIFEGVN, from the coding sequence ATGGCATTACCAATCTTATCACCAGAAAATATCTTATTAAATGCTGAAATTGAAAATAAAGAAAGTGCCATTCGATTAACTGGAAATGTATTAGTGGAAAATGGGTATGTAGATTCAGCATACATTGAAAAAATGCTGGAAAGAGAGGAGTTAAGCTCTACTTATATGGGGAACTTTGTTGCCATTCCACATGGTACGGAGGACGCTAAACAGTCTGTAAACGAATCTGGAATTGCGATTATCCAAGTTCCTGGCGGTGTAGATTTTGGCAACGGCAACATTGTTAAATTATTAATCGGGATTGCCGGCAAAGGAGATGAACATTTAGAGATACTATCAAAAATTGCGATTGTTCTATCAGAAGAAGAGAATGTGATGAAGATCGTAAACGCGTCTTCAAAAGAAGAGATTCTAGCAATCTTTGAAGGAGTGAACTAA
- a CDS encoding mannitol-1-phosphate 5-dehydrogenase: MLAVHFGAGNIGRGFIGSLLYQSGYQTCFVDVNSEIVDLINQKQEYRVVLADHSKDELIIKNVRAINSRKNPDKVIDAIAKAELVTTAVGPNILPHIAGVIAEGLRKRIQTTDQPLNIIACENMIGGSTLLKEKVYEKMNKEEKEIFDQRFGFPDAAVDRIVPNQSNEDKLMVMVEPFYEWAVDQTKIVGEKPPVEGITFVNDLKPYIERKLFTVNTGHAVAAYFGYYAGIQTINEAMEKEEIKTLVEKTLQETGLLLVKKYNFEMENHQQYISKIINRFSNPYISDEVTRVGRSPIRKLGPNDRLVSPAKQFAEIVGDQPVYLAKSIAAALLYDFPQDAEAVEIQESINNNGLEYTIEKYTQLDKDSNLAKLIIEQYNLLKGEN; the protein is encoded by the coding sequence ATGCTGGCTGTCCATTTCGGAGCAGGAAATATCGGCAGAGGTTTTATCGGCAGTCTCTTATACCAATCAGGTTATCAAACATGCTTTGTTGATGTAAACAGTGAAATCGTTGATTTAATAAATCAAAAGCAGGAATATCGGGTGGTTCTTGCTGATCATTCCAAAGATGAGCTAATCATCAAAAATGTACGTGCGATTAATAGCCGGAAGAATCCTGATAAAGTGATTGACGCGATTGCCAAGGCTGAATTGGTTACAACTGCAGTAGGCCCGAATATTTTGCCGCATATCGCCGGTGTTATTGCGGAAGGATTGCGAAAAAGAATTCAAACAACGGATCAGCCATTAAATATCATTGCCTGCGAAAATATGATTGGGGGCAGCACTTTACTTAAAGAAAAAGTCTATGAAAAAATGAATAAAGAAGAAAAAGAAATTTTTGATCAACGCTTTGGCTTCCCGGATGCGGCCGTTGACCGAATTGTGCCAAATCAATCGAATGAAGACAAATTAATGGTGATGGTTGAACCGTTTTATGAATGGGCGGTAGATCAAACAAAAATTGTTGGAGAAAAGCCGCCTGTCGAGGGAATTACGTTTGTAAACGATTTAAAGCCTTACATTGAAAGAAAATTGTTTACTGTTAACACAGGACATGCTGTAGCAGCGTATTTTGGCTATTATGCCGGCATCCAAACAATCAATGAAGCAATGGAAAAAGAAGAAATCAAGACTCTTGTAGAGAAAACTCTTCAAGAAACAGGATTATTGCTGGTGAAAAAATACAACTTCGAGATGGAAAATCATCAACAATATATTTCTAAAATTATCAATAGATTTTCCAATCCGTATATTTCAGATGAAGTAACAAGGGTGGGTCGTTCTCCAATCCGCAAGCTTGGTCCGAATGATCGGTTAGTAAGCCCGGCTAAACAATTTGCAGAAATCGTTGGCGATCAGCCTGTTTACTTAGCAAAAAGCATTGCAGCTGCTTTGTTATATGACTTTCCACAAGATGCGGAAGCGGTTGAAATCCAAGAAAGCATCAATAATAACGGATTAGAGTACACGATTGAAAAATATACTCAGCTGGACAAAGACTCAAATTTAGCAAAATTAATCATAGAGCAATACAATTTATTAAAGGGCGAGAACTAA
- the istB gene encoding IS21-like element helper ATPase IstB, translated as MNSLSKSQELLKALRLKETAHYLPTLVKEAETNDSSYLTFLNCILEYEQKRREEKQLEKRLKWANFPFQRTIDEFNLEEQQSLSRKQLNQLKELTWIEQLYNIIFLGPPGVGKTHLAVGLGFVAINQGYKVMFITMGELIHTLKTEEISRKSQTKIKRIRSADLIIIDDLMFMAMDQHEANLFFHLINDLYNKSSIILTSNKAPKEWGELLGDPAITTAILDRILHKAEIIHLNEDSYRMKHRSSIFN; from the coding sequence ATGAACTCATTATCAAAATCACAAGAGCTTTTAAAAGCTCTTCGTTTGAAGGAAACGGCTCATTATTTGCCAACTTTAGTTAAAGAAGCCGAAACGAACGATTCCTCATATCTCACTTTTCTTAATTGCATTTTAGAATACGAGCAAAAAAGAAGGGAAGAAAAGCAGTTAGAAAAGCGACTAAAGTGGGCAAATTTTCCGTTTCAAAGAACAATAGATGAATTTAATTTAGAGGAGCAACAATCATTAAGCAGGAAGCAATTGAATCAACTTAAGGAATTAACATGGATTGAACAATTGTATAACATCATTTTCCTTGGACCGCCAGGTGTCGGAAAGACCCACTTGGCGGTGGGTTTAGGATTTGTAGCTATAAATCAAGGCTATAAAGTGATGTTTATTACAATGGGAGAGCTGATACATACATTGAAAACAGAAGAAATTTCACGTAAATCTCAAACAAAAATAAAAAGAATCCGAAGTGCAGATTTGATTATTATAGATGATCTTATGTTTATGGCCATGGACCAACATGAAGCTAACTTATTCTTCCACCTAATTAACGATTTATATAATAAGTCGTCTATTATACTAACATCTAATAAAGCGCCAAAGGAATGGGGGGAATTATTAGGTGATCCAGCGATTACCACTGCCATCTTAGATAGAATTCTTCATAAAGCTGAAATTATTCACCTAAATGAAGATAGTTATAGAATGAAACATAGATCCTCTATATTTAATTAA
- the istA gene encoding IS21 family transposase, whose amino-acid sequence MDKFEVYVEIRQLLELGFSKAKVAKKLGISRPTLYRYLNQNPKEMVEWIDSTNTRSKKLDPYKSQILTWLNEHPDMSAAQVEDWLKERYSSLEVSEGTVRSYVRELRIHYGITKETLPRSYEAVPEVEMGEQVQVDFGETHQYTRGKKKVKLYFIAFVLSHSRYKYMEWLDRPFTTRDVIRCHENAFQWFGGIPREIVYDQDSLILVSENGGDLILTKEFESYRQERKLKLRVCRKADPESKGKIENVVGYIKHNFAKHREFTNIDEWNEAGWEWLNRTGNYKIHNTTKKRPVEVFQKEKQYLRPVLNKLSNLNPYSSITRAVRKDNTIRYQSNRYSVPLGTYNKQKEVYITESDGYLFIYEKADGPLIAKHKIFPGKGQLIQDRQHTRDRTKGIDAYIETVSRYFTNSELAKSYLQEIRKKKPRYIRDQLQIILKQIRLIKQSVVDKALEECMNKKLYTATDFTDMAQYLQQQKQINSSSKDKEQVVIPVVERKNQINQINTQKRDVNKYISVLEGQK is encoded by the coding sequence GTGGACAAGTTTGAAGTGTATGTAGAGATACGACAATTATTGGAATTGGGGTTCAGTAAGGCTAAAGTGGCTAAGAAGTTAGGAATCTCCAGGCCCACACTGTACCGGTATCTTAATCAAAACCCTAAGGAGATGGTTGAATGGATTGACTCTACTAATACAAGATCTAAAAAGTTAGATCCTTATAAAAGCCAAATATTAACTTGGCTTAATGAGCATCCTGACATGTCAGCTGCCCAAGTGGAAGATTGGTTAAAGGAAAGATATTCAAGTTTGGAAGTTTCCGAAGGTACCGTTAGGTCCTATGTTCGTGAACTGAGGATTCATTACGGAATTACAAAGGAAACACTCCCCAGATCTTATGAAGCTGTTCCAGAAGTAGAAATGGGAGAACAAGTCCAAGTTGATTTTGGGGAGACTCATCAATATACGCGAGGGAAGAAAAAAGTAAAACTATATTTTATAGCGTTTGTACTTTCCCATTCACGATATAAATATATGGAATGGTTAGATCGACCTTTTACTACTCGTGATGTCATACGTTGTCACGAAAATGCATTTCAATGGTTTGGGGGCATCCCTCGTGAAATTGTTTATGACCAGGATTCATTAATACTTGTTAGTGAAAATGGTGGAGATCTCATATTAACAAAGGAGTTTGAATCCTATCGACAAGAAAGAAAATTAAAATTGAGAGTTTGCCGTAAAGCTGATCCGGAAAGCAAAGGGAAAATTGAAAATGTTGTAGGATATATCAAACATAACTTTGCTAAACATCGGGAATTCACAAATATTGATGAATGGAATGAGGCGGGCTGGGAATGGCTGAACCGCACTGGTAATTATAAAATACACAATACAACGAAAAAAAGACCAGTCGAAGTATTTCAGAAAGAAAAGCAATACTTAAGACCAGTCCTCAACAAATTATCTAACTTAAATCCTTACTCCAGTATAACAAGGGCTGTTCGTAAAGACAACACTATACGATATCAATCAAATCGTTATTCAGTCCCTCTTGGGACATATAACAAACAAAAAGAAGTTTATATAACTGAATCTGATGGATACTTGTTTATTTATGAAAAAGCAGACGGTCCTTTGATAGCTAAACATAAAATATTCCCTGGCAAAGGACAATTAATCCAAGATCGTCAGCATACACGAGACCGAACAAAAGGTATTGATGCTTATATTGAAACGGTCTCACGTTATTTCACAAATTCTGAACTTGCCAAATCCTATTTACAAGAAATTCGAAAAAAGAAACCTCGTTATATACGGGACCAATTACAAATTATTTTGAAGCAAATCCGATTAATAAAGCAGTCCGTAGTGGATAAAGCTTTGGAGGAATGCATGAATAAAAAGCTTTATACAGCAACCGACTTTACCGATATGGCTCAGTACCTTCAACAACAAAAACAAATAAACAGCAGCAGTAAGGATAAGGAACAAGTGGTAATACCAGTTGTGGAACGTAAAAATCAAATCAACCAAATCAATACGCAAAAACGTGATGTGAATAAATACATATCTGTATTGGAGGGGCAAAAATGA
- a CDS encoding IS110 family transposase has product MKDTIKYVGLDVSKEKIAVAIAEEGRKDPVYWGTIPHTPEAVRKLVRKLGEPANLRFCYEAGPTGYPLHRFLLSLGVECEVIAPTLIPKKPGERVKTDRRDAIRLAQLFRAGELTSVYVPTQEDEALRDLVRAREDTKEDELRAKHRLTKFLLRHDIRPPKGVKKWTVPYRNWLNTLKFDHTPSRIVYQEYMYQLHEIEQRLKRLEEEIERQATEGFHAPMIQALQTLRGVAVITATSLVAEIGSFERFASPKQLMAYAGLVPSESSSGEVRKQGKITKTGNRHVRRLLVEAAWSYRYQPAVKGKLKKRQMGQPPGVLDMPWKAQNRLHKKYFRLLARGKSSGKAMTAIARELAGFIWAITQEIDRLQAKLTS; this is encoded by the coding sequence ATGAAGGATACCATAAAATATGTTGGTTTAGACGTCTCAAAAGAAAAAATTGCTGTGGCAATTGCTGAAGAAGGAAGAAAGGATCCTGTTTACTGGGGCACCATCCCTCATACTCCAGAAGCGGTTAGGAAACTGGTCAGAAAACTTGGAGAACCTGCAAACCTTCGATTTTGTTATGAAGCAGGGCCTACTGGTTATCCACTTCACCGATTTTTACTTAGTTTAGGAGTGGAATGTGAAGTGATTGCACCTACCTTGATTCCAAAAAAACCTGGCGAGCGCGTGAAAACAGATCGGAGGGATGCTATACGGCTCGCACAGCTTTTCCGTGCGGGAGAGCTAACATCCGTGTATGTACCAACCCAAGAAGATGAAGCGCTTCGAGATTTAGTCCGAGCCCGTGAAGATACGAAAGAGGATGAGTTAAGGGCAAAGCATCGATTGACAAAATTTCTTTTGCGCCACGATATTAGACCTCCTAAAGGGGTTAAAAAGTGGACAGTACCGTATAGAAATTGGTTGAATACCCTAAAGTTTGATCATACTCCATCCAGAATTGTCTACCAAGAATATATGTATCAACTCCATGAGATTGAGCAGCGATTGAAACGGCTTGAAGAGGAAATTGAACGGCAGGCTACTGAAGGTTTCCATGCACCGATGATTCAGGCCCTTCAAACGTTAAGAGGGGTAGCCGTGATTACAGCTACGAGTCTAGTCGCAGAAATTGGATCATTTGAAAGGTTTGCGTCACCCAAGCAGTTAATGGCATATGCGGGACTGGTTCCAAGTGAAAGTTCTAGTGGTGAAGTTAGAAAACAAGGGAAGATCACCAAGACAGGGAATCGTCATGTGCGTCGCCTATTAGTGGAAGCTGCATGGAGTTATCGATATCAACCAGCTGTAAAGGGAAAATTAAAGAAAAGACAAATGGGACAACCACCCGGTGTTTTAGACATGCCATGGAAGGCACAAAATCGGCTTCACAAAAAGTATTTTCGTCTACTAGCACGAGGAAAATCAAGTGGAAAAGCGATGACAGCCATTGCACGAGAATTAGCAGGATTTATTTGGGCGATCACTCAAGAAATCGATCGATTGCAAGCCAAATTAACGAGTTAA